The window CGCCAGTCGGGTTGGTAATGCTATTTTGTCTGAATTAGCTTGGATCACCGTTTTTACTGCGCGCCGCTCATGCGGGCGGAAAAGCCTTTAATCGCATTTAAGCAATTCTGCCATGCGCTCTCGTTATCTAAATTGAGCGCTAAGCTGGTTTGGCGGTAGTTAGGGCTTTTTAAGGTCACGGCTAAAATCTTACGATTAGCGGCCGTTTCTAATGAGGCGGGATGACCGTCTGGCGATTGGATATCTAAAATCGGCAGCGTGAGTTTCGCCAGTTGTTCCGCGAGTGCTTGGTTGAGCTTTTCATCCTCACGATAGGGATTGATGACGATCAGCACATCGGGATCGGCAATCTTCTTTTGGCTCAATAGGCTAATCAATAATCCTGCGCTTTGGTCGGCGGTGATCAAAATGCGTTTGCCCGCATAATCTGCGCCGACCGCATCTAATTGCGACATGCTTTGGACGAGAAAGTCTTCCTGCTCTTGCAGATGTTTGCTGTTATCTTCGGGCTTGATTTTAGGGCTAGGTTTGTTGGACGGTGAGCTTAATTGCGCGGCGCCGGGCGAGGTGACTTCGGTGGCGGCGGTGGCAAAATTGGCCGCAGGCAGTTCAGTTGGCGGGGTTAAACTTAAGCTGGCCCAACCGGCAGGATTGATATTACGGCGCACAAACGCCATCAATCCCGGCGCATCTGCTGTGCCGTTGGTGGCGGGCAGAATGATTGCCGCGCCGAGTTTCTTTTTTCCTTCCCATGGCCGTACTAACAAATCGTAGGGCTGATTGTCTATGGTGATTTGTTTGACTTCATTCTCGGGTAAATAGCGGTTATTTAATTTTTTAGCACTGACTTCGGCTGGCGTT of the Shewanella baltica genome contains:
- a CDS encoding DUF3530 family protein, producing MARIISLLFCLLLGFTTISSRAADPATAAPTPAEVSAKKLNNRYLPENEVKQITIDNQPYDLLVRPWEGKKKLGAAIILPATNGTADAPGLMAFVRRNINPAGWASLSLTPPTELPAANFATAATEVTSPGAAQLSSPSNKPSPKIKPEDNSKHLQEQEDFLVQSMSQLDAVGADYAGKRILITADQSAGLLISLLSQKKIADPDVLIVINPYREDEKLNQALAEQLAKLTLPILDIQSPDGHPASLETAANRKILAVTLKSPNYRQTSLALNLDNESAWQNCLNAIKGFSARMSGAQ